TGTTTACAATCCAATTTTGGTTTTTTTAAATGACATAGCACAAAACGATGTCGTAATGAGGACATGATCGAACTACATCGTTTCAATCGCCGTCTTCTTTTTGCAGGATGGAAGAATTAATTATGAAGAGTTTTGTACTATGATGAGAACTGGAAACCAGCATCAGGCCAATCTCTTCTAGTTGGTGAATTTTATCTGTTGCAAATGGCAATTGTATCATATATAGATTATACAAATTCCAATGTTTCtactcttttcttcttctttttttgtctTCCTTTATAACAAGGGAGATTGCACATTCTTTTTCTTACACATTCCTTTTCTTACAACATTGGTCTCCTGATGTATTCGAAATGCAGCTTTGGGCAGTTATTGGTTAGTTTAGACAAGGGTCACTtataataaactaaatatttCAACTTATATTTTGCAAAAAAGGACATCTTTCGATACATTATGTCACTAACTCAGGCCCGCATATAGATCCTCTTACAACGTGTAAAAAatttaagagaaaaataaaCACAGGACTCGTGAATAAAGAAAGCAATAGAAGATTCAAATAACTCTCTCTGTGacaaaacatgaaataaaaacCCAAATAATGTAGTAGTATCattatactattatttacaCACGGGTGAAAGTTTCTCTTATAAAAAAGTTAGGTGGTGGGTTGATCACGTTTCAAGTCCATTTCCACCTGATGAATGGTCCATTGCATGTTTTCCAATTTCTGCAAGGGGAATTTTCCTAGAAAATTAGAGGGGGGGTTCGGTAGTGCACCCTAGCATCGAATGGTACGTTCTCTTTGGTTGTAAATTTATCAAGGAAAATGAGGGAATAGAAAGTAGATGTTTGAAGGGTGGGATTTTCTTTTCCCTCGTTTTCCCATGATAAATTTACATGCAAGTGAAGGCATCATAAGTAAGAATTGAAGTTGCTCCAGATTTTACCTTCACTATGTCATGGTATTGCCTGGCAATGGTATCAAAATGAGGATCGACACCTTGGTACTCACGAAGCCTTGTGACCTGGTAAAGAAATTGAAACACAcatttgtttttagttttcctATTTTCAGTTAGCTGCAATGATCTCTGCTACTTGTATATCCTCGCATAATAAGCGCAATCTACGACTACAAATCAGATGTGTGTGGAAGATAGACTGAAAAAAACCATACATTCAAAGTCGTGTTGATTAATAGAATAGTTTGAAGCATGGGGAATGAGGCAGCACTTCAAAAGTATATTTCTTTTAAGCCTGTAGATCTTCAcaaacttttaaattttataactaGTATCTATGTAACTCTAGAGACTACAATTATGTAGTATTAGTAATTCTTGTCTGTCAAAAGAAAAAACCATTCAATTGTGCCCTCATGTAATATCTGGATATAATTTGATAACTCCACAAATCGACACCTTGAGCTTGCAAGAGTGATGTGCATAGCAGGTCGGCAACAATGCACGATAATCCTCTACACTATCTCATACTTCAAGGACCGTTAAATTAACCAGCAAATGAGTTATATATGCAATGCAAACAAGAACTTAATCTGATCATAGCTCAAAACACACTACAAGAATATGGAAGCTCACCGCTTTATTGTATGCAAGTGAAGCTTCTTCAGTTGATTCAACCAAATATTTCCTGGTGAAAGCAAAATACGTAAACGCAGCTGGCTAATAGTTAACCAAGTATTATTTCAGAATATATAACAATTACCTGATTTTGTGGAGTGCGGGAATGGTTTCCCTAGTATAAGTTTCAAGCAGGAGAATATGCTCTAGAACTCTTCAATAACAAATCAAAACAATTTGTTAGCAAAACAATGCTCCTTAAAATGGACATTCCATAAACAATGTcaatatattgaaattaaattcCAAGAGAAACGTCAGCAGCAGAAGAAAGACCTTAATTTAGCACTCATCGTCTCACATCTCTTGCATAGCCAAGTCTTTTGTAGTTCATCCTATATAAGGCAGAACAATTAGCATATTGCTCACAGGAGTCTCTCAGAGACAGAAAGTGCACTCAATAGCCCAAAAGAAAGGCCAAGGTATATTTTGAGACAACTGTGATACAAAAACTTACATATTTATGTTGATGCCGGAGTTTTACATCTTTTACGAGCTTAATAAGCACCCCAAGAATCTGCTCCAAAACCTTGGATAGAAAATATATTTGAAAGTACATGCAAATCACGACACCAACATTAATGATTACACATAGTCAGGTAAAAGAAGTCATATAAGAGTAATAGATCATCAAGAAAGTACAACAGCTCTGCTTACATTGTAGTATTCTGCAAATTTTCTGTCAGAAGAATATAGATCCTCTCTCCATGCTAATTCTTCTCTTTCTATCTCTTCAATAATCAACTTCACCCTGTGATATGTCAAAAAGGTTAAACATGTTTCGATCTATGATTGCTAAAATCTAGAAGGAAATGCATGCTGCATGCATGTCATTTTGCAGAGTGTgtatgtgcgtgtgtgtgtgtaagagagagagagagacctttCTGGAAGTCGAGAAGTCATGCTCTGGTGACCAGTTCGTGAATCTAGGAATCCAATGTCAAAGATAGTCCAATTACAAGATAGATCTTTACAATATTAAGTACTATACTACGAAGGAAAAACTCAATGTGCACAAAACATTAAACAGTTCTGATGCAAACCAATATCAAGAGCATGAATGGCACAGACCATAACTCATTTACAATGTGGAGAGTAGAGATAAAATGTAGACTAACCAATGTCATCTATCACAATGGCTTCAGCTACCTTGTCACACTTGGCACCTAACCTGCTGGCAATCTCACGGGCAAGCAACATTTGGTATTCTGTAATGTCCTACATTTTCAGTAAAGTGGAAACACTTTTAAACAATAAACACTGCAGAAATAATACTAAGCAATAAAGTTCAGATTATTGAAAGTTCAATTCTAGAAATGAAGCCAGGAGAAGAATTTTCATGTTGTTACAAATTGCATGTAGACAGTAACATAGATGAATGTCCTTCATTGTGCGTTGTTACATACCATTGATAGTGGTGCCTGCTGAAGTTGGGTTTGCCATAAATAGGCTGGAGTTATCCCAAGGAACCTATTAGGGACACCACCAACCTCAGGTTCGGACGAGTCGGTTGCTCCGAATGAAACTGGAATGTTTGCAGATGTCCCCGCTCCAATGGCAGATAAATTTGTATGATTAGTCGAATTTGTACTTGAGCTGATAGTGACACCAGTACTTGTACTATCAAGCGAGCTCCTCGATACTACACTCCATTTTTCAATTTCTTCCTCATGAATCTCACCATCTTTGGAGATGAGAGGAAGCCTCAATTTTTGAGCAGCTTCAGCAACAACCATCCGATGCTCAAGGGTCTCGTAAACCTGAAAATAAATAACTCTATTTCAGCCACCTCCTTCACAGCTCAGGTTTTAAATATATACCCAAAGCCACTTCTCATCCATCTCATTCAACCTCAACTTAGCAACAACTTGgactaaacaaaacaaaacatacatataAACACAGCATCAGAAGCTCTATATGTTAATACTTCAGTTCAGACTCTAATTGACATAATTATGTGCACATGTTTGCAGCAAATCAAATCCATTCCATTCAGTTTCAAATGTCTACCAAACTTAAATATTACTCGTAATTCAACGTTAGCAAACTGTTTGGAACCTGAGGCAAGCTCTTCAAGCCCAGCTGCGGATAAAGTCCCTGAATATCTCGAATACCGCCCAAATTAGCCACGGAAACCGCTTGCTGATACTCCTCCACCATCGCAATTGCCTCTATGTAAATCGCCTGCAAAATTGACCGACACTTATCCTAATTACAACAAGGAAAACCTCCAAATCAGCCACTGCAATTAGGGGACAAAATCGCATAAATAGTACCATGGCTTCCAAATAACGCTGCCTCTCCTTACACATCTCTTCTCTCGCCTGCATTGCCaaatcaaaaaaaattacacaaatTGAACTCGAtcacgagagagagagagagagagagagagatttgaagCGGGAAAAAAATGGATAGTACGAGCTGGAGATCGTAATAGGTGGATTTGGAAATGAGAGAGCCGTCAGGTGCCAAACAATGGCGCTCCAGCTGATCCATAACTTGAGCGACGTCAGAGGGGAGATTTTGCGAAGCGAATATTTTCGCCATTGATGAAACTCAGCAGCTTCGATTTGAGTTCAATCCAACAAATTTCAATGCTCTCTGAATCTCGCCGGTTTCCAAATTCAAATGGGGGATTAAGGTGATCACCAAACGGCGTCGTTTAGGAGAAAGTGTTTTCAACTAATTTGTTAAATAATGTCATTTCAAAGTATTTACAATTAACAAACCATTGACAAattaaatatacataaaattgataGAAATCAAAACTTTTACAACCtcaaaaaaaaagttcaataAAAATTACTCCTCCTCacagtacttttttttataataactagtaaaaatcaaatgaattttcaaaatatttgtaaaaattgaaaaaaataaccAGAGTGACATGAAAATGAACGTCGGCGGAAATGCGACGGCGGAGACAAACATCGTTATAACAACCAATTCTCAGCCCCAAATTCCTATATTTTCGCCTGCAAATTTTCCTTAGCTTCTTTCATGGAAAAGGGGAAATCCAAAGATTCTGCAGGAACAGTCACCACTTCTTTGCGGGTTCTCCACTTGGATAATCATTATTCTAAATCAACCCCAATTCCAAATTCGTTTGCTTTCTCCCGCCAATCTCGTAAGCGCTTGTTTCCCCTTTTCGTAATTTTCTAGGGTTCCGAAAttcttgaaattttttatttttgcagaATCGCTGAGCTCCAATAGGAGAAAGGCTCCAGCTTTGTTGAGTTTGTGCCTGGGAGTAGTGGGTTGCAATCTCGAAGACATCATTGATGACTTTACCGAGATTGCCATCGCTTTCCCTTCCGATATCAAGGTATAAAATTGGGGATTTTCAGCACATTTGGTTTTGTGATTTTTGAATCAGCTGTTCTTTAATGGGGTTTTGATTTGTGATTTGTAGATGGTATTGGTGGCTATTGCGAGAAGAAGGAAGCTGCTGAATGATGATGTGTTGATTGCATTAGCTGATAGTTCATGGGAGATATTAGATGTGTCTGGTTCGGATGTTTCGGATTCCGGGCTTTGTCATGTTGTCACCATCTGCCATAACCTTAAAGCAATCGATATTAGGTAGCTGTGACTGAATCTTTAGTCTCATTGCATCTACTTGTGCATAGTTACTTAGAAAAGAGGCTTTTGTTGTTAAAATAAGGGGTGATTGAGCCTAATACAAGAGCTTTCACCAGATTCTGGTGCACATGAGCTAAAAGTTCGCCTCGAATACATTAACTTTtgatagttttgatttttcatgCAGTTATCGATTGTCTCCCAATTAATACTCAGCTGGCACCTGAATGTTTACATGGTGTATACGATCAATTTAGTGAACAACTGAACAATGTAGCTGGATGTTTACGTCACTTTAGTTAATGATTATGGCATTAATTCGCCACTTTAGCTTCCTTGATGGCATTAATTCACAGGAGATAGATAATATTGTAGTCATTTTAAATTCAGCAAATTTCGGTCAAAATTTCTTTCAGTTGCTTAAGCTTGTGCCCATGACCACTCACATAGTGGCATGCTCCGTGTCTTTCATTCGACAGTTGAAGCTCAGTTTGCAGCAAATTCTACATTGTAGTTCTAACTAGACATATCTCTGTTTCAGGCTTTGCACAAGACTGACACCAACAGGAGTTTCTGAGCTTCTCCAGCGTTGTCATTCACTAGAGATATTAAGATGGGGGTATGTGCATTATGCTTTTATTGTCTCAGTGCTTTTTCCTATTGCATAGAGATTAGTTCATGGTGGGAAGTAGTAAGTACAAAGGATCATAAAGATTTTATGCATGTGTTGATGCAATAGTACATGGTGTTATACTGATGGTAGGCAACTAGGCATACACCGCAGACAAATTCATAAAAGTGGCGAGAGGCATAATATGGCACAATGATGCGTCACTTAGTGATATTCCATGCTTAAGCTTATGGTATAGGAACACCAGTGGAGAAAAATCTTACGGAGTAGCAAATAAGGGTAAGCTTCTAATGGGGAGGTGGGACATGGGAGGAGCTTTAGACAATCGATGGAAAATTGATGTTTATCTTTCTCCTTCCATGAACTAGTCATGAACGTTAATTTCACTGACAGCTACTTCTAAAGAAATTGATGCATTTTGATTGCTAATTCCTCTGGCTATGCATTTTGTCATAGTGTGGCCCATTTTATTGGGTTTTGACATGGGGGATAAACCTCCTAACTGGAAATGAACCAATAGTTAGTATTGCAGAGGTTGCACAAGGAGTGACTATGTCGTTCGTAGATGTTTGAGCCTCTTAGAGCCCAACCTCAATGACGTAGGGGGAGACTCGTGGGAGGATCTTGATGCAGTGGAGCTGATTCAAGGTGCCTCGCTTCGTTGGCTTGTCTGGGTATGCTGTTTCTTTTCACTCGACATTCATGTCTGTGACATGTGGTAGTTTACGAAATCTACAATCTTGCTAATTCGCCAACCACTATTTTACAGCCAACAATCGACAAGGATTCCCAGGAGACCTTAACTTCTGAATGTCCGCGGATTGTGGTCAATCCGAAGCCATCTCTTTTGGGTTACCGAGGAACTGAAGTTCCACGAGAAGCAGCAATGCACGTTGCATTAGATGACGCTATTGTTGAAGATATTGATCCGAAAGCGTGGGCAGTTTCTGGATGCAAGCCATCTAGGACTCCAGTTCTACCAGCTGCATCTCCTAATGAACTATCCATTGCTGAAAAATTTAGGCTAGCGTTCCTGGACAGAGATACTCGGTTGGCACCAAAGAGAGCCAAAAATACAAGGCAACACCAACGTCGTGCTGAGAGAGAATGGGTGACGACGGATATGAAGGCAAAAGCATTGGCGCTTGCTTCCAAGGCTAATAAATCGATGAACCACCGGAATTTGTGAGCCGGAACTAGTGGCTCAAAACTCACTTTGGATGGTTTTTTGTCCAACTTGAGGCTATATAAGATTATAAATGGGAATGTGGTGTGATGTACATGTGAGTTGGTTTCATGTTTGAGGTTTCTTTGCCGTTGCATTTGTTAGGGCATCTCCACCATGCTCCACAATAGAGTAAAACTCTTTGGAGTAGAATTGTACTGTATTTTTACTGTTTCGCCTCCCCGCAGTTCCCTCCACCTCCGTCCCATTATATGTGACACATTTTGATAAGTTATTATATCATTAcaacaattttattattttgtgttaATATTTGTTAAGGGGTTGACAGCTAAATGCACAAACTTCAGGTGCTTTTGGTTTTacacataattttataaatcGAAACGACGTGTTTTATTTATGAGCTCCTAAATATACGTGTTAGTAATATTGGAATGAAATTTAAATGATGAGACCCTATTAGTATGGAACAATTTAATCAACAAAACAGTCTATATATAACCAAACAGTTGGGTAGTTTTGTTTCATTTCAACAATTGGCATAATATCCATAACTGAAACAAATGATACTTCCTCCTTGAGATACAAAGTATGCGAACCTCCCAATTTTATTGAATCCCTTGGATGGGAATGTAAGCTTCCACTGAATTTCGAGCAAGCGATTTTCACCAAGAATATCGATACACCCGAAACCTCCTCACTGTTTGCTTAAATTACGAATGACATACTGAAGGATGCCTCCATGGTCAAAGTATGCCAGTTCGACCTGCAGAATCAAAATAACTCGGTCACACACTCCACCTAAATCATATTCCGTGTTTCTTATTTTGATAATGACCTAGGAAACGTACCTCAGTGTCAAACCGCAAGGTACATGTGAAAGATTTTCCAGCATCTGTTGTCACGGTAATATCTTGTCCAGGCCTAATATCGCTGACCTTCGCTGGAAGATCGATGGTGTAGCGCTCATGTCCGGTTAAACCAAGTGTTTCTGCATCCTCACCAGCCTTGAAGCAAAGTGGAACTATACCCATGCCAACTAAATTACTGCGATGAATCCTCTCAAAACTCTTTGATATCACAGCTTTGACACCCTGGTTTAAAGAATGGTCAACAAGAATAGAGTTAAATGACTAATTCTGAATAAGAAAAAGCTACGGATAACATATAACGACGGTATCGCAAAAATCACTCACCTGGAGCATTGGCCCCTTGGCAGCCCAATCCCGAGAACTACCACTACCATACTCTGCTCCAGCAATAACAATGGTATCCTGCCCAGCTGACTTGTATCTCTGAGGAAAGATCATATAAAATCACAACACAACTTCagtcaaaatatatatatatataaccctACAGTTGTTTATTTCTAACAAGAAACTCTCCTCCCCGACCCCTCTAATATAAGTATGTTGTGTGTGTATTCATGTGCATGTTGTGTTTGTGTTCGTACCATTGCAGCATCACATACAGACAGTTTCTCCCCTGTTGGAATGTGAATGGTCTTTGGCCCCACTTCGCCATTCAGCAGTTTGTTCACTATTCTGATATTGGCGAAGGTACCCCTGGCCATAACCTCATCATTACCACGACGGCTACCATAGGAGTTGAAATCCCTTCGGTCAACGCCACGCTCCATTAAATACTTTGCAGTCGGACTATCTTTGTGGATACTTCCAGCAGGAGAGATGTGGTCAGTTGTGATACTATCACCAAACAACAGCAAGCAATACGCATCCTTCACTCCACGGGCACCAGGTGGGCCCATCGTCATGCCAGAGAAATATGGAGGCTTGTGTATGTATGTTGAGTTGGGGTCCCATCCATAAAGACTTGATGAAGGTACAGATAACTGATTCCAAAATTCATTTCCCTTTGTAATGGCCTCATAAGTACTCTTGAACATTTCAGGAAGGACACTCGACTGAACAACCTGCACAAGTACAATTCAAATCCAATTTACATATTGGTCCCAATCTGTATAATATTAACAGATATGGATAAGAAGAATATGCCTGTGCAATTTCTTCACTGCTAGGCCAGATATCCCTGAAATAAACACTTTTCCCATCTTTTCCAGTTCCAATTGGCTCTTTCTCAAAGTCGATATCAACCTGGAAAATACAGCACGAGAAGGAGGAACAAGGTAAATATTTTTCGCAAATTCCATGGCCCACCTGGCAACTACATTAAATATAACCATCATAATTTAATGAATGGCTTCTGTCCAAAGAACAGAAAACCACACATCTAGCCCACCAAACTTTTGCTTGAGCAGAAAAGGACGAGTCATATAACAACATAGTTTGAGATCTATATATCTGACTGCCTATCTGTAACTGATTCAAATACTTAAGCAAGGTCCACTGGAAAGTATAAAATTATAGATGATCACatcctttttatttgtaaataagAGAGGTGGTTGTGGGTGCAGCCGGACAAACCGCAGCCAGGGCCCAccctattaattaatttaattatgttaaATTAGTTATCCAATGCATACAATGAGTTTATGAAATAAAGATTGCTAATATAACAGCATTTAATCAATACTTAGGCATACCGTTCCAGCTAGTGCATAAGCCACAACTAATGGAGGTGAAGCAAGATAGTTAGCTCGGGTTAGTGGATGAACACGGCCCTCAAAGTTCCTATTTCCAGAAAGCACGGCAGCAGCAACAAGGTCTGACAAATCAGAAGAAGGTACTTCAGTACAATACAACTATTGAAAGTTGAGAGACCCACATAGCATAACTTCGTGCATTTTATATTGACTACATGCATTCAGCACTCAATTACACCCATTCCCACCCATCGTCAAAGATCAGTGCTATATCTAGAGCATAATACTTCCAACATTACCTAAATTTTGTCgacaaaaaaatattgaattctATAGCAATTAAATTTTGGTCAAGTGACTGTTGTGTCGATCAATCAAGGAGGACAAAACAATCATTGGACAATTTTATCAAAAAGTCCAAGAGAGGGAAACACATAATACCATTGTCAGCTATAATTGAAGACACTGATTCATCAAGATCTCCAGAATTTCCAATACAGGTTGTGCAACCATAGCCAACAATATTAAATCCTTGTTGGTTCAAGTACTTTTGCAAACCACTACAAGAagtaaagaaaaattagtattgATGGTAATGGTATCGAACCCAA
This DNA window, taken from Salvia splendens isolate huo1 chromosome 18, SspV2, whole genome shotgun sequence, encodes the following:
- the LOC121775728 gene encoding AUGMIN subunit 4-like, translating into MAKIFASQNLPSDVAQVMDQLERHCLAPDGSLISKSTYYDLQLAREEMCKERQRYLEAMAIYIEAIAMVEEYQQAVSVANLGGIRDIQGLYPQLGLKSLPQVYETLEHRMVVAEAAQKLRLPLISKDGEIHEEEIEKWSVVSRSSLDSTSTGVTISSSTNSTNHTNLSAIGAGTSANIPVSFGATDSSEPEVGGVPNRFLGITPAYLWQTQLQQAPLSMDITEYQMLLAREIASRLGAKCDKVAEAIVIDDIDSRTGHQSMTSRLPERVKLIIEEIEREELAWREDLYSSDRKFAEYYNVLEQILGVLIKLVKDVKLRHQHKYDELQKTWLCKRCETMSAKLRVLEHILLLETYTRETIPALHKIRKYLVESTEEASLAYNKAVTRLREYQGVDPHFDTIARQYHDIVKKLENMQWTIHQVEMDLKRDQPTT
- the LOC121775730 gene encoding uncharacterized protein LOC121775730, with translation MEKGKSKDSAGTVTTSLRVLHLDNHYSKSTPIPNSFAFSRQSQSLSSNRRKAPALLSLCLGVVGCNLEDIIDDFTEIAIAFPSDIKMVLVAIARRRKLLNDDVLIALADSSWEILDVSGSDVSDSGLCHVVTICHNLKAIDIRLCTRLTPTGVSELLQRCHSLEILRWGGCTRSDYVVRRCLSLLEPNLNDVGGDSWEDLDAVELIQGASLRWLVWPTIDKDSQETLTSECPRIVVNPKPSLLGYRGTEVPREAAMHVALDDAIVEDIDPKAWAVSGCKPSRTPVLPAASPNELSIAEKFRLAFLDRDTRLAPKRAKNTRQHQRRAEREWVTTDMKAKALALASKANKSMNHRNL